A region of Ovis canadensis isolate MfBH-ARS-UI-01 breed Bighorn chromosome 19, ARS-UI_OviCan_v2, whole genome shotgun sequence DNA encodes the following proteins:
- the SLC41A3 gene encoding solute carrier family 41 member 3 isoform X9, whose protein sequence is MKDLLTLVPPLVGLKGNLEMTLASRLSTAANTGQVDDPQEQYRVVSSNLALVQVQAAVVGLLAAVAALLLGLASGQGLDVVEAQVLCASSVLTASLAACALGTLMVCIVVGARKLGVNPDNIATPIAASLGDLTTLSLLAVVSSFFYRHRDSQYLTPLVFVGFAALTPACVLVAKQNPPVVRILKFGWFPIVLAMLVSSLGGLILNKTLSRPQFRGMAVFAPIICGVGGNLVAIQTSRISTHLHLWGTPGVLPLWMKKCWPNPCSTFCSSEINATSARILLVLVVPGHLAFFSIVSLLEGQSVPSERTFVLLYLLAGLVQVTILLHLADVAVRLAWRRALDPDDHCIPYLTGLGDLLGTGLLALCFLAHGLLQTGVQPGGPLDPAPGPS, encoded by the exons ATGAAGGACCTGCTGACCTTGGTGCCGCCCCTGGTGGGCCTGAAGGGCAACCTGGAGATGACGCTGGCATCGAGGCTTTCCACTGCG GCCAACACCGGGCAGGTCGATGACCCCCAGGAGCAGTACAGGGTGGTGAGCAGCAACCTGGCCCTCGTGCAG GTGCAGGCTGCCGTGGTGGGGCTCCTGGCGGCGGTGGCAGCCCTGCTGCTGGGCCTGGCCTCCGGCCAGGGGCTGGATGTGGTGGAGGCCCAGGTGCTGTGTGCCAGCAGCGTCCTCACCGCCTCCCTGGCGGCCTGCGCCCTGG GGACGCTGATGGTCTGCATCGTGGTCGGCGCGCGGAAGCTGGGGGTCAACCCGGACAACATCGCCACGCCCATCGCGGCCAGCCTGGGCGACCTCACCACGCTCTCCCTGCTGGCTGTGGTCAGCAGCTTCTTCTACAGACACAGAG ACAGCCAGTACCTGACTCCGCTGGTCTTCGTGGGCTTCGCGGCGCTCACCCCCGCCTGCGTCCTCGTCGCCAAGCAGAACCCGCCTGTCGTGAGGATCCTCAAGTTCGGCTGGTTCCCCATCGTCCTGGCGATGCTCGTCAGCAG CCTCGGGGGGCTCATCTTGAACAAGACCCTGTCCCGGCCGCAGTTCAGAGGCATGGCCGTCTTTGCCCCCATCATCTGTG GTGTTGGAGGCAACCTGGTGGCCATTCAGACCAGCCGGATCTCCACGCACCTGCACCTGTGGGGCACGCCCGGGGTCCTGCCCCTCTGGATGAAGAAATGCTGGCCCAACCCCTGCTCCACGTTCTGCAGCTCAG AAATCAACGCCACGTCGGCCCGCATCCTGCTGGTGCTTGTGGTGCCCGGCCACCTGGCCTTCTTCTCCATCGTCTCCCTGCTGGAGGGCCAGTCGGTCCCAAGCGAGAGGACCTTTGTGCTCCTGTACCTGCTGGCGGGCCTGGTCCAG GTGACAATCCTGCTGCACCTGGCTGACGTGGCGGTCCGGCTGGCGTGGCGGCGGGCCCTGGATCCAGATGACCACTGCATTCCGTACCTCACAGGGCTTGGCGACCTGCTGGGCACCGGCCTGCTGGCACTTTGCTTCCTTGCCCACGGGCTGCTGCAGACTGGGGTGCAGCCGGGCGGCCCCCTGGACCCGGCACCTGGACCCTCCTAG
- the SLC41A3 gene encoding solute carrier family 41 member 3 isoform X6 yields MQVTSFPYRLATLRRHRNVTLPRTRVCGEAELGPRVPGLPEAEATGSSISSPVSGQEWPCPPAVDEHQSRLSGPSCAPAAAMETRQRRPEELGLLQALSARSGADSPRAAPTPPGPELSGETAWCIGSQVALPFLLAGLGLSGAGLLLHYFQHWPVFTEMKDLLTLVPPLVGLKGNLEMTLASRLSTAANTGQVDDPQEQYRVVSSNLALVQVQAAVVGLLAAVAALLLGLASGQGLDVVEAQVLCASSVLTASLAACALGTLMVCIVVGARKLGVNPDNIATPIAASLGDLTTLSLLAVVSSFFYRHRDSQYLTPLVFVGFAALTPACVLVAKQNPPVVRILKFGWFPIVLAMLVSRCWRQPGGHSDQPDLHAPAPVGHARGPAPLDEEMLAQPLLHVLQLRNQRHVGPHPAGACGARPPGLLLHRLPAGGPVGPKREDLCAPVPAGGPGPGDNPAAPG; encoded by the exons ATGCAGGTCACCTCTTTCCCTTACCGCCTCGCCACCCTGCGGAGGCACAGAAATGTGACTCTTCCGAGGACACGCGTGTGTGGGGAGGCGGAGCTGGGGCCCCGGGTTCCGGGGCTCCCTGAAGCAGAGGCCACTGGGTCCAGTATCTCGAGCCCTGTGAGTGGTCAGGAGTGGCCCTGCCCCCCTGCTGTGGACGAGCACCA GTCGAGGCTGTCAGGGCCCAGCTGTGCTCCTGCGGCGGCGATGGAGACCCGCCAGCGCCGGCCCGAGGAGCTGGGGCTGCTGCAGGCCCTCAGCGCGCGGAGCGGCGCCGACAGCCCGAGGGCGGCGCCCACACCCCCGGGGCCTGAGCTCAGCGGGGAGACCGCCTGGTGCATCGGCAGCCAGGTGGCCCTGCCCTTCCTGCTTGCGGGCCTGGGGCTGTCTGGAGCAGGCCTCCTCCTGCACTATTTCCAG CACTGGCCCGTGTTCACGGAGATGAAGGACCTGCTGACCTTGGTGCCGCCCCTGGTGGGCCTGAAGGGCAACCTGGAGATGACGCTGGCATCGAGGCTTTCCACTGCG GCCAACACCGGGCAGGTCGATGACCCCCAGGAGCAGTACAGGGTGGTGAGCAGCAACCTGGCCCTCGTGCAG GTGCAGGCTGCCGTGGTGGGGCTCCTGGCGGCGGTGGCAGCCCTGCTGCTGGGCCTGGCCTCCGGCCAGGGGCTGGATGTGGTGGAGGCCCAGGTGCTGTGTGCCAGCAGCGTCCTCACCGCCTCCCTGGCGGCCTGCGCCCTGG GGACGCTGATGGTCTGCATCGTGGTCGGCGCGCGGAAGCTGGGGGTCAACCCGGACAACATCGCCACGCCCATCGCGGCCAGCCTGGGCGACCTCACCACGCTCTCCCTGCTGGCTGTGGTCAGCAGCTTCTTCTACAGACACAGAG ACAGCCAGTACCTGACTCCGCTGGTCTTCGTGGGCTTCGCGGCGCTCACCCCCGCCTGCGTCCTCGTCGCCAAGCAGAACCCGCCTGTCGTGAGGATCCTCAAGTTCGGCTGGTTCCCCATCGTCCTGGCGATGCTCGTCAGCAG GTGTTGGAGGCAACCTGGTGGCCATTCAGACCAGCCGGATCTCCACGCACCTGCACCTGTGGGGCACGCCCGGGGTCCTGCCCCTCTGGATGAAGAAATGCTGGCCCAACCCCTGCTCCACGTTCTGCAGCTCAG AAATCAACGCCACGTCGGCCCGCATCCTGCTGGTGCTTGTGGTGCCCGGCCACCTGGCCTTCTTCTCCATCGTCTCCCTGCTGGAGGGCCAGTCGGTCCCAAGCGAGAGGACCTTTGTGCTCCTGTACCTGCTGGCGGGCCTGGTCCAG GTGACAATCCTGCTGCACCTGGCTGA
- the SLC41A3 gene encoding solute carrier family 41 member 3 isoform X1, whose product MQVTSFPYRLATLRRHRNVTLPRTRVCGEAELGPRVPGLPEAEATGSSISSPVSGQEWPCPPAVDEHQSRLSGPSCAPAAAMETRQRRPEELGLLQALSARSGADSPRAAPTPPGPELSGETAWCIGSQVALPFLLAGLGLSGAGLLLHYFQHWPVFTEMKDLLTLVPPLVGLKGNLEMTLASRLSTAANTGQVDDPQEQYRVVSSNLALVQVQAAVVGLLAAVAALLLGLASGQGLDVVEAQVLCASSVLTASLAACALGTLMVCIVVGARKLGVNPDNIATPIAASLGDLTTLSLLAVVSSFFYRHRDSQYLTPLVFVGFAALTPACVLVAKQNPPVVRILKFGWFPIVLAMLVSSLGGLILNKTLSRPQFRGMAVFAPIICGVGGNLVAIQTSRISTHLHLWGTPGVLPLWMKKCWPNPCSTFCSSEINATSARILLVLVVPGHLAFFSIVSLLEGQSVPSERTFVLLYLLAGLVQVTILLHLADVAVRLAWRRALDPDDHCIPYLTGLGDLLGTGLLALCFLAHGLLQTGVQPGGPLDPAPGPS is encoded by the exons ATGCAGGTCACCTCTTTCCCTTACCGCCTCGCCACCCTGCGGAGGCACAGAAATGTGACTCTTCCGAGGACACGCGTGTGTGGGGAGGCGGAGCTGGGGCCCCGGGTTCCGGGGCTCCCTGAAGCAGAGGCCACTGGGTCCAGTATCTCGAGCCCTGTGAGTGGTCAGGAGTGGCCCTGCCCCCCTGCTGTGGACGAGCACCA GTCGAGGCTGTCAGGGCCCAGCTGTGCTCCTGCGGCGGCGATGGAGACCCGCCAGCGCCGGCCCGAGGAGCTGGGGCTGCTGCAGGCCCTCAGCGCGCGGAGCGGCGCCGACAGCCCGAGGGCGGCGCCCACACCCCCGGGGCCTGAGCTCAGCGGGGAGACCGCCTGGTGCATCGGCAGCCAGGTGGCCCTGCCCTTCCTGCTTGCGGGCCTGGGGCTGTCTGGAGCAGGCCTCCTCCTGCACTATTTCCAG CACTGGCCCGTGTTCACGGAGATGAAGGACCTGCTGACCTTGGTGCCGCCCCTGGTGGGCCTGAAGGGCAACCTGGAGATGACGCTGGCATCGAGGCTTTCCACTGCG GCCAACACCGGGCAGGTCGATGACCCCCAGGAGCAGTACAGGGTGGTGAGCAGCAACCTGGCCCTCGTGCAG GTGCAGGCTGCCGTGGTGGGGCTCCTGGCGGCGGTGGCAGCCCTGCTGCTGGGCCTGGCCTCCGGCCAGGGGCTGGATGTGGTGGAGGCCCAGGTGCTGTGTGCCAGCAGCGTCCTCACCGCCTCCCTGGCGGCCTGCGCCCTGG GGACGCTGATGGTCTGCATCGTGGTCGGCGCGCGGAAGCTGGGGGTCAACCCGGACAACATCGCCACGCCCATCGCGGCCAGCCTGGGCGACCTCACCACGCTCTCCCTGCTGGCTGTGGTCAGCAGCTTCTTCTACAGACACAGAG ACAGCCAGTACCTGACTCCGCTGGTCTTCGTGGGCTTCGCGGCGCTCACCCCCGCCTGCGTCCTCGTCGCCAAGCAGAACCCGCCTGTCGTGAGGATCCTCAAGTTCGGCTGGTTCCCCATCGTCCTGGCGATGCTCGTCAGCAG CCTCGGGGGGCTCATCTTGAACAAGACCCTGTCCCGGCCGCAGTTCAGAGGCATGGCCGTCTTTGCCCCCATCATCTGTG GTGTTGGAGGCAACCTGGTGGCCATTCAGACCAGCCGGATCTCCACGCACCTGCACCTGTGGGGCACGCCCGGGGTCCTGCCCCTCTGGATGAAGAAATGCTGGCCCAACCCCTGCTCCACGTTCTGCAGCTCAG AAATCAACGCCACGTCGGCCCGCATCCTGCTGGTGCTTGTGGTGCCCGGCCACCTGGCCTTCTTCTCCATCGTCTCCCTGCTGGAGGGCCAGTCGGTCCCAAGCGAGAGGACCTTTGTGCTCCTGTACCTGCTGGCGGGCCTGGTCCAG GTGACAATCCTGCTGCACCTGGCTGACGTGGCGGTCCGGCTGGCGTGGCGGCGGGCCCTGGATCCAGATGACCACTGCATTCCGTACCTCACAGGGCTTGGCGACCTGCTGGGCACCGGCCTGCTGGCACTTTGCTTCCTTGCCCACGGGCTGCTGCAGACTGGGGTGCAGCCGGGCGGCCCCCTGGACCCGGCACCTGGACCCTCCTAG
- the SLC41A3 gene encoding solute carrier family 41 member 3 isoform X7, translated as MQVTSFPYRLATLRRHRNVTLPRTRVCGEAELGPRVPGLPEAEATGSSISSPVSGQEWPCPPAVDEHQSRLSGPSCAPAAAMETRQRRPEELGLLQALSARSGADSPRAAPTPPGPELSGETAWCIGSQVALPFLLAGLGLSGAGLLLHYFQHWPVFTEMKDLLTLVPPLVGLKGNLEMTLASRLSTAANTGQVDDPQEQYRVVSSNLALVQVQAAVVGLLAAVAALLLGLASGQGLDVVEAQVLCASSVLTASLAACALGTLMVCIVVGARKLGVNPDNIATPIAASLGDLTTLSLLAVVSSFFYRHRDSQYLTPLVFVGFAALTPACVLVAKQNPPVVRILKFGWFPIVLAMLVSSLGGLILNKTLSRPQFRGMAVFAPIICGVGGNLVAIQTSRISTHLHLWGTPGVLPLWMKKCWPNPCSTFCSSGGSGAFQEPCGCFFQGWHHWSLCYQAQPPAQGRALRPRRGIQALGWAICPALSDLPPVRRRALNTSAGTSAPRGGGHPLGSPRDLVTSNSTSGGQGIARGFWGEVSRVALSFQWIFLSFYTTCR; from the exons ATGCAGGTCACCTCTTTCCCTTACCGCCTCGCCACCCTGCGGAGGCACAGAAATGTGACTCTTCCGAGGACACGCGTGTGTGGGGAGGCGGAGCTGGGGCCCCGGGTTCCGGGGCTCCCTGAAGCAGAGGCCACTGGGTCCAGTATCTCGAGCCCTGTGAGTGGTCAGGAGTGGCCCTGCCCCCCTGCTGTGGACGAGCACCA GTCGAGGCTGTCAGGGCCCAGCTGTGCTCCTGCGGCGGCGATGGAGACCCGCCAGCGCCGGCCCGAGGAGCTGGGGCTGCTGCAGGCCCTCAGCGCGCGGAGCGGCGCCGACAGCCCGAGGGCGGCGCCCACACCCCCGGGGCCTGAGCTCAGCGGGGAGACCGCCTGGTGCATCGGCAGCCAGGTGGCCCTGCCCTTCCTGCTTGCGGGCCTGGGGCTGTCTGGAGCAGGCCTCCTCCTGCACTATTTCCAG CACTGGCCCGTGTTCACGGAGATGAAGGACCTGCTGACCTTGGTGCCGCCCCTGGTGGGCCTGAAGGGCAACCTGGAGATGACGCTGGCATCGAGGCTTTCCACTGCG GCCAACACCGGGCAGGTCGATGACCCCCAGGAGCAGTACAGGGTGGTGAGCAGCAACCTGGCCCTCGTGCAG GTGCAGGCTGCCGTGGTGGGGCTCCTGGCGGCGGTGGCAGCCCTGCTGCTGGGCCTGGCCTCCGGCCAGGGGCTGGATGTGGTGGAGGCCCAGGTGCTGTGTGCCAGCAGCGTCCTCACCGCCTCCCTGGCGGCCTGCGCCCTGG GGACGCTGATGGTCTGCATCGTGGTCGGCGCGCGGAAGCTGGGGGTCAACCCGGACAACATCGCCACGCCCATCGCGGCCAGCCTGGGCGACCTCACCACGCTCTCCCTGCTGGCTGTGGTCAGCAGCTTCTTCTACAGACACAGAG ACAGCCAGTACCTGACTCCGCTGGTCTTCGTGGGCTTCGCGGCGCTCACCCCCGCCTGCGTCCTCGTCGCCAAGCAGAACCCGCCTGTCGTGAGGATCCTCAAGTTCGGCTGGTTCCCCATCGTCCTGGCGATGCTCGTCAGCAG CCTCGGGGGGCTCATCTTGAACAAGACCCTGTCCCGGCCGCAGTTCAGAGGCATGGCCGTCTTTGCCCCCATCATCTGTG GTGTTGGAGGCAACCTGGTGGCCATTCAGACCAGCCGGATCTCCACGCACCTGCACCTGTGGGGCACGCCCGGGGTCCTGCCCCTCTGGATGAAGAAATGCTGGCCCAACCCCTGCTCCACGTTCTGCAGCTCAGGTGGGTCCGGGGCCTTCCAGGAACCATGTGGTTGTTTCTTTcaaggatggcatcactggagtCTGTGTTACCAGGCCCAACCCCCAGCACAGGGGAGGGCCCTGCGCCCCAGGCGTGGCATCCAGGCCCTGGGGTGGGCCATCTGCCCCGCCCTGTCTGACCTGCCACCCGTGCGCAGACGAGCTCTCAACACCTCTGCAGGGACCAGCGCTCCACGGGGTGGGGGTCACCCTTTGGGGTCACCCCGTGACCTCGTCACCTCTAACTCCACCTCAGGGGGTCAGGGCATAGCACGTGGCTTTTGGGGGGAAGTGTCACGTGTAGCTCTTAGTTTTcagtggattttcctgagttTTTACACCACCTGCCGATAG
- the SLC41A3 gene encoding solute carrier family 41 member 3 isoform X3: METRQRRPEELGLLQALSARSGADSPRAAPTPPGPELSGETAWCIGSQVALPFLLAGLGLSGAGLLLHYFQHWPVFTEMKDLLTLVPPLVGLKGNLEMTLASRLSTAANTGQVDDPQEQYRVVSSNLALVQVQAAVVGLLAAVAALLLGLASGQGLDVVEAQVLCASSVLTASLAACALGTLMVCIVVGARKLGVNPDNIATPIAASLGDLTTLSLLAVVSSFFYRHRDSQYLTPLVFVGFAALTPACVLVAKQNPPVVRILKFGWFPIVLAMLVSSLGGLILNKTLSRPQFRGMAVFAPIICGVGGNLVAIQTSRISTHLHLWGTPGVLPLWMKKCWPNPCSTFCSSGGSGAFQEPCGCFFQGWHHWSLCYQAQPPAQGRALRPRRGIQALGWAICPALSDLPPVRRRALNTSAGTSAPRGGGHPLGSPRDLVTSNSTSGGQGIARGFWGEVSRVALSFQWIFLSFYTTCR, translated from the exons ATGGAGACCCGCCAGCGCCGGCCCGAGGAGCTGGGGCTGCTGCAGGCCCTCAGCGCGCGGAGCGGCGCCGACAGCCCGAGGGCGGCGCCCACACCCCCGGGGCCTGAGCTCAGCGGGGAGACCGCCTGGTGCATCGGCAGCCAGGTGGCCCTGCCCTTCCTGCTTGCGGGCCTGGGGCTGTCTGGAGCAGGCCTCCTCCTGCACTATTTCCAG CACTGGCCCGTGTTCACGGAGATGAAGGACCTGCTGACCTTGGTGCCGCCCCTGGTGGGCCTGAAGGGCAACCTGGAGATGACGCTGGCATCGAGGCTTTCCACTGCG GCCAACACCGGGCAGGTCGATGACCCCCAGGAGCAGTACAGGGTGGTGAGCAGCAACCTGGCCCTCGTGCAG GTGCAGGCTGCCGTGGTGGGGCTCCTGGCGGCGGTGGCAGCCCTGCTGCTGGGCCTGGCCTCCGGCCAGGGGCTGGATGTGGTGGAGGCCCAGGTGCTGTGTGCCAGCAGCGTCCTCACCGCCTCCCTGGCGGCCTGCGCCCTGG GGACGCTGATGGTCTGCATCGTGGTCGGCGCGCGGAAGCTGGGGGTCAACCCGGACAACATCGCCACGCCCATCGCGGCCAGCCTGGGCGACCTCACCACGCTCTCCCTGCTGGCTGTGGTCAGCAGCTTCTTCTACAGACACAGAG ACAGCCAGTACCTGACTCCGCTGGTCTTCGTGGGCTTCGCGGCGCTCACCCCCGCCTGCGTCCTCGTCGCCAAGCAGAACCCGCCTGTCGTGAGGATCCTCAAGTTCGGCTGGTTCCCCATCGTCCTGGCGATGCTCGTCAGCAG CCTCGGGGGGCTCATCTTGAACAAGACCCTGTCCCGGCCGCAGTTCAGAGGCATGGCCGTCTTTGCCCCCATCATCTGTG GTGTTGGAGGCAACCTGGTGGCCATTCAGACCAGCCGGATCTCCACGCACCTGCACCTGTGGGGCACGCCCGGGGTCCTGCCCCTCTGGATGAAGAAATGCTGGCCCAACCCCTGCTCCACGTTCTGCAGCTCAGGTGGGTCCGGGGCCTTCCAGGAACCATGTGGTTGTTTCTTTcaaggatggcatcactggagtCTGTGTTACCAGGCCCAACCCCCAGCACAGGGGAGGGCCCTGCGCCCCAGGCGTGGCATCCAGGCCCTGGGGTGGGCCATCTGCCCCGCCCTGTCTGACCTGCCACCCGTGCGCAGACGAGCTCTCAACACCTCTGCAGGGACCAGCGCTCCACGGGGTGGGGGTCACCCTTTGGGGTCACCCCGTGACCTCGTCACCTCTAACTCCACCTCAGGGGGTCAGGGCATAGCACGTGGCTTTTGGGGGGAAGTGTCACGTGTAGCTCTTAGTTTTcagtggattttcctgagttTTTACACCACCTGCCGATAG
- the SLC41A3 gene encoding solute carrier family 41 member 3 isoform X4: protein METRQRRPEELGLLQALSARSGADSPRAAPTPPGPELSGETAWCIGSQVALPFLLAGLGLSGAGLLLHYFQHWPVFTEMKDLLTLVPPLVGLKGNLEMTLASRLSTAANTGQVDDPQEQYRVVSSNLALVQVQAAVVGLLAAVAALLLGLASGQGLDVVEAQVLCASSVLTASLAACALGTLMVCIVVGARKLGVNPDNIATPIAASLGDLTTLSLLAVVSSFFYRHRDSQYLTPLVFVGFAALTPACVLVAKQNPPVVRILKFGWFPIVLAMLVSSLGGLILNKTLSRPQFRGMAVFAPIICGVGGNLVAIQTSRISTHLHLWGTPGVLPLWMKKCWPNPCSTFCSSEINATSARILLVLVVPGHLAFFSIVSLLEGQSVPSERTFVLLYLLAGLVQVTILLHLADVAVRLAWRRALDPDDHCIPYLTGLGDLLGTGLLALCFLAHGLLQTGVQPGGPLDPAPGPS from the exons ATGGAGACCCGCCAGCGCCGGCCCGAGGAGCTGGGGCTGCTGCAGGCCCTCAGCGCGCGGAGCGGCGCCGACAGCCCGAGGGCGGCGCCCACACCCCCGGGGCCTGAGCTCAGCGGGGAGACCGCCTGGTGCATCGGCAGCCAGGTGGCCCTGCCCTTCCTGCTTGCGGGCCTGGGGCTGTCTGGAGCAGGCCTCCTCCTGCACTATTTCCAG CACTGGCCCGTGTTCACGGAGATGAAGGACCTGCTGACCTTGGTGCCGCCCCTGGTGGGCCTGAAGGGCAACCTGGAGATGACGCTGGCATCGAGGCTTTCCACTGCG GCCAACACCGGGCAGGTCGATGACCCCCAGGAGCAGTACAGGGTGGTGAGCAGCAACCTGGCCCTCGTGCAG GTGCAGGCTGCCGTGGTGGGGCTCCTGGCGGCGGTGGCAGCCCTGCTGCTGGGCCTGGCCTCCGGCCAGGGGCTGGATGTGGTGGAGGCCCAGGTGCTGTGTGCCAGCAGCGTCCTCACCGCCTCCCTGGCGGCCTGCGCCCTGG GGACGCTGATGGTCTGCATCGTGGTCGGCGCGCGGAAGCTGGGGGTCAACCCGGACAACATCGCCACGCCCATCGCGGCCAGCCTGGGCGACCTCACCACGCTCTCCCTGCTGGCTGTGGTCAGCAGCTTCTTCTACAGACACAGAG ACAGCCAGTACCTGACTCCGCTGGTCTTCGTGGGCTTCGCGGCGCTCACCCCCGCCTGCGTCCTCGTCGCCAAGCAGAACCCGCCTGTCGTGAGGATCCTCAAGTTCGGCTGGTTCCCCATCGTCCTGGCGATGCTCGTCAGCAG CCTCGGGGGGCTCATCTTGAACAAGACCCTGTCCCGGCCGCAGTTCAGAGGCATGGCCGTCTTTGCCCCCATCATCTGTG GTGTTGGAGGCAACCTGGTGGCCATTCAGACCAGCCGGATCTCCACGCACCTGCACCTGTGGGGCACGCCCGGGGTCCTGCCCCTCTGGATGAAGAAATGCTGGCCCAACCCCTGCTCCACGTTCTGCAGCTCAG AAATCAACGCCACGTCGGCCCGCATCCTGCTGGTGCTTGTGGTGCCCGGCCACCTGGCCTTCTTCTCCATCGTCTCCCTGCTGGAGGGCCAGTCGGTCCCAAGCGAGAGGACCTTTGTGCTCCTGTACCTGCTGGCGGGCCTGGTCCAG GTGACAATCCTGCTGCACCTGGCTGACGTGGCGGTCCGGCTGGCGTGGCGGCGGGCCCTGGATCCAGATGACCACTGCATTCCGTACCTCACAGGGCTTGGCGACCTGCTGGGCACCGGCCTGCTGGCACTTTGCTTCCTTGCCCACGGGCTGCTGCAGACTGGGGTGCAGCCGGGCGGCCCCCTGGACCCGGCACCTGGACCCTCCTAG
- the SLC41A3 gene encoding solute carrier family 41 member 3 isoform X10, with protein sequence MVVTRLSLELRFQGGRLRGVHCELARWPRGASPEPAARILGQILGPVLLSGLGVVAAGLLMDRVQHWPVFTEMKDLLTLVPPLVGLKGNLEMTLASRLSTAANTGQVDDPQEQYRVVSSNLALVQVQAAVVGLLAAVAALLLGLASGQGLDVVEAQVLCASSVLTASLAACALGTLMVCIVVGARKLGVNPDNIATPIAASLGDLTTLSLLAVVSSFFYRHRDSQYLTPLVFVGFAALTPACVLVAKQNPPVVRILKFGWFPIVLAMLVSSLGGLILNKTLSRPQFRGMAVFAPIICGVGGNLVAIQTSRISTHLHLWGTPGVLPLWMKKCWPNPCSTFCSSEINATSARILLVLVVPGHLAFFSIVSLLEGQSVPSERTFVLLYLLAGLVQVTILLHLADVAVRLAWRRALDPDDHCIPYLTGLGDLLGTGLLALCFLAHGLLQTGVQPGGPLDPAPGPS encoded by the exons ATGGTGGTCACCCGGCTGAGCCTGGAGCTCCGCTTCCAGGGCGGGAGGCTGCGAGGCGTGCACTGCGAGCTTGCCCGCTGGCCCCGGGGGGCGTCCCCCGAGCCCGCCGCCAGAATCCTGGGCCAGATCCTGGGGCCAGTGCTGCTGTCTGGCCTGGGCGTGGTGGCGGCCGGGCTGCTGATGGACCGTGTGCAG CACTGGCCCGTGTTCACGGAGATGAAGGACCTGCTGACCTTGGTGCCGCCCCTGGTGGGCCTGAAGGGCAACCTGGAGATGACGCTGGCATCGAGGCTTTCCACTGCG GCCAACACCGGGCAGGTCGATGACCCCCAGGAGCAGTACAGGGTGGTGAGCAGCAACCTGGCCCTCGTGCAG GTGCAGGCTGCCGTGGTGGGGCTCCTGGCGGCGGTGGCAGCCCTGCTGCTGGGCCTGGCCTCCGGCCAGGGGCTGGATGTGGTGGAGGCCCAGGTGCTGTGTGCCAGCAGCGTCCTCACCGCCTCCCTGGCGGCCTGCGCCCTGG GGACGCTGATGGTCTGCATCGTGGTCGGCGCGCGGAAGCTGGGGGTCAACCCGGACAACATCGCCACGCCCATCGCGGCCAGCCTGGGCGACCTCACCACGCTCTCCCTGCTGGCTGTGGTCAGCAGCTTCTTCTACAGACACAGAG ACAGCCAGTACCTGACTCCGCTGGTCTTCGTGGGCTTCGCGGCGCTCACCCCCGCCTGCGTCCTCGTCGCCAAGCAGAACCCGCCTGTCGTGAGGATCCTCAAGTTCGGCTGGTTCCCCATCGTCCTGGCGATGCTCGTCAGCAG CCTCGGGGGGCTCATCTTGAACAAGACCCTGTCCCGGCCGCAGTTCAGAGGCATGGCCGTCTTTGCCCCCATCATCTGTG GTGTTGGAGGCAACCTGGTGGCCATTCAGACCAGCCGGATCTCCACGCACCTGCACCTGTGGGGCACGCCCGGGGTCCTGCCCCTCTGGATGAAGAAATGCTGGCCCAACCCCTGCTCCACGTTCTGCAGCTCAG AAATCAACGCCACGTCGGCCCGCATCCTGCTGGTGCTTGTGGTGCCCGGCCACCTGGCCTTCTTCTCCATCGTCTCCCTGCTGGAGGGCCAGTCGGTCCCAAGCGAGAGGACCTTTGTGCTCCTGTACCTGCTGGCGGGCCTGGTCCAG GTGACAATCCTGCTGCACCTGGCTGACGTGGCGGTCCGGCTGGCGTGGCGGCGGGCCCTGGATCCAGATGACCACTGCATTCCGTACCTCACAGGGCTTGGCGACCTGCTGGGCACCGGCCTGCTGGCACTTTGCTTCCTTGCCCACGGGCTGCTGCAGACTGGGGTGCAGCCGGGCGGCCCCCTGGACCCGGCACCTGGACCCTCCTAG